The DNA segment GCACATGCCATGGTATAATGGACCAACATTAGAAGAAGCGTTAGATATGTTTGAAGTTCCAAAGAAGCCTATTGATAAGCCTTTAAGAATACCAATACAGGACGTCTACTCCAAATCTGGAGTAGGAACAGTACCAGTTGGCAAAGTGGAGAGTGGAGTGTTAAAAGTTAACGATATAGTAGTATTCATGCCAGTAGGAAAGAAAGGAGAAGTAAGGTCTATAGAGACCCACTATACAAGATTAGAAAAAGCAGAGCCAGGAGATAACATTGGTTTTAACGTTAGAGGTGTAGAAAAGAAGGATATAAAGAGAGGAGACGTTGCAGGTCATCTAGATAATCCACCAACAGTTGCCGACGAATTTACAGCTAGAATAATCGTAGTCTGGCATCCAACAGCTATAGCAGTAGGTTATACGCCAGTTCTTCACGTTCACACTGCTAGCGTTGCTTGTAAAATTACAGAGTTAGTACAAAAGCTGGATCCAAAGACTGGTAAAGTAGTAGAAGATCATCCACAATTCTTAAAGCAAGGAGATTCGGCAATAGTGAAGTTCAAACCAATTAAGCCTCTATGTGTAGAAAAGTTCTCCGACTTCCCAGCGTTAGGTAGATTTGCAATAAGAGATATGGGTAAAACTGTAGGAGTAGGAGTTATAACTGACATTAAACCGATGAAGGTAGAGATTAAGTAAACTCTTTTTGGTGTTTTTTATGCCTACTAAAGCAAGAATAAGATTATGGAGCACAAACGTTAAAGATCTAAATTACGTTGTAACACAAATAAAGGCTATAGTTGATAAGACCGGAATTAGTATGAGAGGACCAGTGCCCTTGCCTACTAAAAGACTAGAAGTTCCCGTAATGAAATTACCGCACGGGGAAGGAAGGAAGAAATGGGAAAAGTGGGAGATGAGCATTCATAAAAGAGTAATAGACATTGCTGCTGATGAAAGGGTAATGAGGCAATTAATGAGAGTAAGAGTTCCAGAAGACGTATATATTGAAATAGAATTAATTTAGACGATTTTCCCTTCGCTTATTAGTGCAAATCTTTTAAGTTTTTTATCTAATTTTATACTTGCCGGGGTGCCCGAGCGGACCAAGGGGCTGGCCTGGAGAGTTAACCGGTCAGCCAGTGGGGGAAACCCTGCACGGGTTCAAATCCCGTCCCCGGCGCTTTCATCTATCGTTATATTTATCCAGCTATCTTGTAAATGTTGCAAATAGTTTTATGGCAATAATATAGTACTAACATTAGATTCATGGAATTGATTTAATTCAATGGAGTATATAGAATAAGGGTGAAAGACTCATGTTAACTAGCATAAGCCCTCTATCAAAGCTAGATCTCTTTAACTATTGAGGCTTTTATTAATTTTCTTACTCGTTAGAAGAATATACTAAAGGTCCTAAAGATAATTATAAAATACCTAAAGAAGACAATACTAAATTAAGTATCTTATAAACTTCTCTTTCCCCATCCGCAAATAAGGAAGTGACATTATCTTTCATACTCCCATAGTTAATGCCTTTATCGTCATTAAGTGAGGAATTTTAATTTTATCATCCTATTTTATTCCATTATAATAAGTTTCTAAATACTATGTATTATGAAAATGCTTTTAAATCCAAGTTCTGCATAATATTTATGTCACAACAACAATTGGAAGTTATTGCGGAACAATCTGCAGACTATGAATATAATATCTACAATTACTTTGTTGTAAAGCAACAGAACTCAATAACTGCCGAAGAATTGGAGCAATACCCTAAAATTGCCTTAATGAATAAGGCTCCAACATTAACTCAAGAAGACGTAAAATGTCAAGTACAAGGAAATAGTGAAGCGTACTCAGGAAACAAATTTTGGTTGTATCCTGCAATAATAATTCCAGAAACAATCTCAAGTAGTACAAAATCACTTGTTGATATTATCAGACAAGGCATAGTAATTACATCAAATGAAGAAGGAATACTTTACTTCATTGGAGGTTGTGTAAACTATAATTCTGGTTATTGGAGATCTGGAAAATACCTAATATTCCAAGGAGGAGCACAGTTTGGAGCAGCAGGACGAATGCCCATAACAATGTCCGGAGGAACTAGGATAAACACCGCAGCATTAAAAGAATACGCAAAGACGCTCACCGAAGAAAGCCTACAACAAATTTGTGTAATACC comes from the Acidianus infernus genome and includes:
- the tuf gene encoding translation elongation factor EF-1 subunit alpha, encoding MSAPQKPHLNLIVIGHVDHGKSTLVGRLLMDRGFLDEKTIKEAEEAAKKLGKESEKYAFLLDRLKEERERGVTISLTFMKFETKKYFFTIIDAPGHRDFIKNMITGASQADAAIIAVSAKKGEFEAGMSEEGQTREHIILAKTMGINQVVVAVTKMDLTEPPYSEKRYNEVKDTVSKFMKAFGYDVSKIPFVPVVSPTGENVTHRSEHMPWYNGPTLEEALDMFEVPKKPIDKPLRIPIQDVYSKSGVGTVPVGKVESGVLKVNDIVVFMPVGKKGEVRSIETHYTRLEKAEPGDNIGFNVRGVEKKDIKRGDVAGHLDNPPTVADEFTARIIVVWHPTAIAVGYTPVLHVHTASVACKITELVQKLDPKTGKVVEDHPQFLKQGDSAIVKFKPIKPLCVEKFSDFPALGRFAIRDMGKTVGVGVITDIKPMKVEIK
- the rpsJ gene encoding 30S ribosomal protein S10, producing the protein MPTKARIRLWSTNVKDLNYVVTQIKAIVDKTGISMRGPVPLPTKRLEVPVMKLPHGEGRKKWEKWEMSIHKRVIDIAADERVMRQLMRVRVPEDVYIEIELI